A window from Gossypium raimondii isolate GPD5lz chromosome 7, ASM2569854v1, whole genome shotgun sequence encodes these proteins:
- the LOC105766026 gene encoding uncharacterized protein LOC105766026 encodes MAKKHLKVRAEAKRLKAEMGKVREDQLCLREEQTKLITRFGEIERQYNELQQEAELIAKQSAMTGIKLSLMLGILKAREGGDLVQAADLTRFLGEIVSLEKAKAILADAQR; translated from the exons ATGGCGAAGAAGCATTTGAAAGTGAGGGCCGAAGCCAAACGACTGAAAGCCGAGATGGGAAAGGTACGGGAAGACCAATTATGCTTAAGAGAGGAGCAGACAAAACTAATAACAAGGTTTGGAGAGATTGAGAGGCAATACAATGAACTGCAACAGGAAGCTGAACTGATAGCCAAGCAATCAGCCATGACTGGAATCAAGCTGAGCCTGATGTTGGGAATTCTGAAAGCTCGAGAGGGTGGAGATTTGGTTCAAGCCGCTGATCTCACTCGCTTCCTTGG TGAAATTGTTTCCCTGGAAAAAGCAAAAGCAATCTTAGCTGACGCACAAAGATGA
- the LOC105766018 gene encoding uncharacterized protein LOC105766018 has protein sequence MAPRRTDNLEMEKKHLKVRAKVKQLKAEMRKIREDQRCIREEQIKLTTRFEEIERQCHELKQEVQMIAKQSAMTRLKMGVMLGILKAREGGDLVQAATLTRFLGQIVAMEKANANLAQVKDEEDDP, from the exons ATGGCACCCAGAAGGACTGATAACCTAGAAATGGAGAAGAAGCATTTGAAAGTGAGGGCCAAAGTCAAACAACTGAAAGCCGAGATGAGAAAGATAAGGGAAGATCAACGATGCATAAGAGAGGAGCAGATAAAATTAACGACAAGGTTCGAAGAGATAGAGAGGCAATGTCATGAGCTGAAACAAGAAGTTCAAATGATCGCCAAACAATCAGCTATGACTCGACTCAAGATGGGTGTCATGTTGGGAATCTTGAAAGCTCGTGAGGGAGGAGATTTGGTTCAAGCTGCTACTCTCACTCGCTTCCTTGG ACAAATTGTTGCCATGGAGAAAGCAAATGCAAACTTGGCTCAAGtcaaagatgaagaagatgatccaTAG
- the LOC105764946 gene encoding uncharacterized protein LOC105764946, producing the protein MNNSIPLSSVPQLTKENYGKWSIQMKALLGSLEVWEIVEKGYNEVEAEEEEGLAQVQKESLRKSRKKISKPYFGYIKEFNHMKRLGKIACATTAKQAWEFLQNSFKGDEKVKRVRLQTLRGEFESLQKTESESVSDYYSRVLSIVNQLKRNGETMDDIRGVEKILRSLDSRFDYIVVAIEESKDLSTMTIDELTGSLQAHEERLNKKKKEVDLDQALQSKLSLNEKKGDFKN; encoded by the coding sequence ATGAACAATTCTATTCCTCTTTCTTCCGTTCCCCAATTAACCAAAGAAAATTATGGCAAATGGAGTATCCAAATGAAGGCTCTTCTTGGATCTCTAGAAGTTTGGGAGATTGTTGAAAAAGGTTATAATGAAGTTGAGGCTGAAGaggaggaaggattagcacaaGTTCAAAAAGAGAGTctaagaaaatcaaggaaaaaaatCAGCAAGCCTTATTTTGGATATATCAAGGAGTTCAATCATATGAAGCGCTTGGGAAAAATAGCTTGTGCCACCACGGCAAAACAAGCATgggaatttttacaaaattcattCAAAGGAGATGAAAAGGTGAAAAGAGTTCGGTTGCAAACTCTTCGAGGGGAGTTTGAAAGCTTGCAAAAAACAGAGTCAGAATCAGTTTCTGATTACTATTCACGGGTTTTGTCCATAGTCAaccaattaaaaagaaatggtgAAACTATGGATGATATTCGTGGTGTTGAGAAAATCCTCCGTTCTTTAGATTCCAGATTTGACTACATTGTGGTAGCCATTGAAGAATCAAAGGACTTGAGTACCATGACTATTGATGAACTCACAGGTTCATTGCAAGCCCATGAAGAAAGattaaacaagaagaaaaaggaagtagATCTAGATCAAGCACTCCAGTCAAAGTTGTCTCTGAATGAGAAGAAGggagattttaaaaattaa
- the LOC105766038 gene encoding uncharacterized protein LOC105766038, translating to MAKKHLKVRVEAKRLKAEMGKVREDQLCLREEQTKLITRFGEIERQYNELQQEAELIAKQSAMTGIKLSLMLGILKARESGDLVQAADLTRFLGEIVSLEKAKAILADAQG from the exons ATGGCGAAGAAGCATTTGAAAGTGAGGGTCGAAGCCAAACGACTGAAAGCCGAGATGGGAAAGGTACGGGAAGACCAATTATGCTTAAGAGAGGAGCAGACAAAACTAATAACAAGGTTTGGAGAGATTGAGAGGCAATACAATGAACTGCAACAGGAAGCTGAACTGATAGCCAAGCAATCAGCCATGACTGGAATCAAGCTGAGCCTGATGTTGGGAATTTTGAAAGCTCGTGAGAGTGGAGATTTGGTTCAAGCCGCTGATCTCACTCGCTTCCTTGG TGAAATTGTTTCCCTGGAAAAAGCAAAAGCAATCTTAGCTGACGCACAAGGATGA